Proteins encoded in a region of the Esox lucius isolate fEsoLuc1 chromosome 9, fEsoLuc1.pri, whole genome shotgun sequence genome:
- the LOC105028757 gene encoding gastrula zinc finger protein XlCGF57.1-like, translated as MSKLQTFRVFLNERLAAATVEILGAVEKTVAEYQEENDRLRRLLRITPKITLCRIESLENSLTVSEEPVPFEQQWSPTLGQKALESIQIKEEEEELWTSQEEEPLQGLEADIIQFKFTPRSVKSESDQGDPLQTLTVSQTQTVSRECEYKPGDFKTSETGTCLNDLDVTCYPPDNQNKESSHTTSKKPKRCRDCGETFALKADLQRHFTLTKRPRECRFCQKQYNSTCKLKAHVQLCHVEKPCPICGKNFKYKGVLSRHMMNHAGDKSAGYKPYTCVHCGKSFSQKGHLTNHVRTHTGEKPFSCGYCPKSFSQKGHLNEHIRTHTGEKPFSCGDCGKKSFNQKWLLTEHVRTHTGEKPFKCNDCGKSFSYKGDLRRHKLSHTGEKPFTCGDCGKSFNHKGHLTKHILTHTGVKPFSCSDCGKSFNQKAALKTHILTHTGVKPFSCGECGKSFYQKGHLTEHIRTHTGEKQHVCSICGKGFTQKAHLVRHVNNVHKERKLYENGKE; from the exons ATGTCTAAACTACAGACGTTTCGTGTGTTTTTAAATGAGCGCTTAGCGGCGGCTACTGTGGAGATTTTGGGTGCAGTTGAGAAAACAGTTGCGGAATACCAAGAGGAGAATGATCGCTTACGAAGACTGCTGCGAATTACACCGAAGATAACACTATGTAGAATTG AATCCCTGGAGAACTCTCTCACAGTCTCTGAAGAACCGGTTCCATTTGAGCAGCAGTGGAGCCCCACCCTGGGACAAAAGGCCTTAGAGTCCATACAGAttaaagaggaggaggaggaactCTGGACCAGTCAGGAGGAAGAGCCACTACAAGGACTGGAGGCAGATATTATACAGTTTAAATTCACTCCCCGCTCTGTGAAAAGTGAATCTGATCAGGGTGATCCACTTCAAACCCTCACTGTTTCCCAAACTCAGACTGTGAGCAGAGAGTGTGAATATAAACCAGGAGATTTCAAAACTTCTGAAACTGGGACCTGCCTAAATGATCTTGATGTTACTTGTTACCCACCCGATAATCAAAACAAGGAATCCAGCCACACCACATCTAAAAAACCAAAACGTTGCCGTGACTGTGGCGAAACGTTTGCTCTGAAAGCCGACCTGCAAAGGCATTTCACTCTCACAAAGAGACCGAGGGAATGCAGGTTTtgccaaaaacaatacaactcCACTTGTAAACTGAAGGCCCATGTCCAACTCTGTCACGTGGAGAAACCGTGCCCAATATGTGGCAAGAATTTTAAATACAAAGGCGTTCTGTCCAGGCACATGATGAATCATGCAGGAGATAAATCAGCAGGATATAAACCTTATACCTGTGTTCACTGTGGAAAGAGCTTCAGTCAGAAAGGGCACCTAACCAATCATGTACGGACTCATACAGGTGAAAAACCGTTCAGCTGTGGATACTGTCCGAAAAGCTTCAGTCAGAAAGGACATCTAAATGAACATATTcgaacacacacaggagagaaaccgtTTAGCTGTGGTGACTGTGGGAAAAAAAGCTTTAATCAGAAGTGGCTTCTTACCGAACATGTAcggactcacacaggagagaaaccatttaaatgtaatgactgtgggaaaagcttcAGTTACAAGGGGGACCTAAGGAGGCATAAACTGTCtcacacaggagaaaaaccGTTTACCTGTGGCGATTGCGGGAAATCTTTCAATCATAAAGGACACCTAACCAAGCATATCCTCACCCACACTGGTGTGAAACCATTTAGCTGTAgtgactgtgggaaaagcttcAACCAGAAGGCAGCCCTAAAGACACATATTCTGACGCACACAGGAGTGAAACCGTTTAGCTGTGGTGAATGTGGAAAAAGCTTCTATCAGAAGGGACACCTAACTGAACACATTCgcactcacacaggagagaaacaacATGTCTGCTCAATCTGTGGTAAAGGGTTCACCCAGAAAGCTCATCTGGTGAGGCATGTAAATAACGTCCACAAGGAAAGAAAACTGTATGAAAACGGAAAAGAATAG